The following coding sequences are from one Mycobacterium bourgelatii window:
- a CDS encoding LLM class flavin-dependent oxidoreductase encodes MRLSVLDLVPVRTDQSTGDALAATVSLAQTADRLGFTRYWVAEHHNMPSVGATSPPVLIAYLAAQTSQVRLGSGGVMLPNHAPLAVAEQFALLEAAAPGRIDLGIGRAPGSDPVTSYALRGGRDDRDIENFPEYLDDVAALMSARGVVVPLRSGDYRLKATPAATSEPRLWLLGSSMYSAHLAAAKGLPYVFAHHFSGKGTEEALEVYRTRFKPSTFAAEPVTFLTVNAAVADTHDEAVALMLPNLQMMARLRTGQPLGPVPLVEEAAVAQLSPAQQHIVDSGLERAVVGAPAEAAEQLRALAERFGVDEVMVHPVASAHRGTDPATSPARVATLELLAKELF; translated from the coding sequence GTGCGTCTTTCCGTCCTTGATCTCGTTCCGGTCCGCACCGACCAGTCCACCGGCGACGCGCTGGCGGCGACCGTGTCGTTGGCGCAGACCGCGGACCGGCTGGGTTTCACCCGCTACTGGGTGGCCGAACACCACAACATGCCGTCCGTGGGCGCTACCAGCCCTCCGGTGTTGATCGCCTACCTGGCCGCGCAGACCTCGCAAGTGCGACTGGGCTCCGGTGGGGTGATGCTGCCCAACCACGCGCCCCTGGCGGTGGCCGAGCAGTTCGCGCTGCTGGAAGCGGCGGCGCCCGGACGCATCGACCTGGGTATCGGCCGCGCGCCCGGGTCCGACCCGGTCACGTCCTACGCCCTGCGCGGGGGCCGTGACGACCGCGACATCGAGAACTTCCCCGAGTACCTCGACGACGTGGCGGCGCTGATGAGCGCCCGCGGGGTGGTGGTGCCGCTGCGGTCGGGGGATTACCGGCTCAAGGCGACCCCGGCCGCGACAAGCGAACCGCGGCTGTGGCTGCTGGGGTCCTCGATGTATTCCGCGCACCTGGCCGCCGCCAAGGGCCTGCCGTATGTCTTCGCGCATCACTTCTCCGGCAAGGGCACCGAGGAAGCGCTCGAGGTCTATCGCACCCGCTTCAAGCCCAGCACCTTCGCCGCCGAGCCGGTGACATTCCTGACGGTCAATGCCGCGGTGGCCGACACGCACGACGAGGCGGTGGCGTTGATGCTGCCGAACCTGCAGATGATGGCGCGGCTGCGGACCGGGCAGCCGCTCGGTCCCGTGCCGCTGGTCGAAGAGGCGGCGGTAGCGCAACTCAGTCCGGCGCAGCAGCACATCGTGGACTCCGGCTTGGAGCGGGCCGTCGTCGGCGCACCCGCGGAGGCCGCCGAACAGCTGCGCGCGCTCGCCGAACGGTTCGGTGTCGACGAGGTGATGGTGCACCCGGTGGCCTCAGCGCACCGCGGCACCGATCCCGCGACCAGCCCCGCCCGGGTAGCGACACTGGAGCTGCTCGCCAAGGAGCTGTTCTAG
- a CDS encoding uracil-DNA glycosylase: MQDGAVLIHPNTGQAFGSPVSPGTGWPGDPATPQTPVARDAAQVVALAKKAGSIAELDAVVSVCRACPRLVSWREEVAVTKRRAFANQPYWGRPVPGWGSERPWLLIVGLAPAANGANRTGRMFTGDRSGDQLYAALHRAGLVNQPTSVDAADGLQANGIRITAPVRCAPPANAPTPAERITCYPWLEAEWHLISDHVRVIVALGGFGWQVALGLPAAAGMRKPKFGHGAVAELPSGVRLLGCYHPSQQNMFTGKLTPAMLDEIFVEAKKQAGVK, translated from the coding sequence GTGCAGGATGGTGCTGTGCTCATCCACCCGAATACCGGCCAGGCGTTCGGTTCTCCGGTAAGCCCGGGCACCGGTTGGCCGGGCGATCCGGCGACCCCGCAGACGCCGGTGGCGCGCGACGCGGCGCAGGTCGTCGCCCTGGCGAAGAAAGCAGGCTCGATCGCGGAGCTCGACGCCGTGGTCAGTGTGTGCCGAGCGTGCCCCCGGCTGGTCAGTTGGCGTGAGGAGGTCGCCGTCACCAAGCGCCGAGCCTTCGCCAACCAGCCGTATTGGGGACGACCGGTACCGGGCTGGGGATCGGAACGGCCCTGGTTGCTGATCGTCGGCCTGGCTCCCGCGGCAAACGGCGCCAATCGCACCGGGCGCATGTTCACCGGGGACCGCTCGGGTGACCAGCTCTACGCCGCGCTGCACCGTGCCGGCCTGGTAAATCAGCCGACCAGCGTCGACGCGGCGGACGGGTTGCAGGCAAACGGCATCCGGATCACGGCGCCGGTGCGCTGCGCGCCGCCGGCCAACGCCCCGACCCCGGCCGAACGCATCACGTGCTATCCGTGGCTGGAGGCCGAGTGGCACCTGATCTCCGATCACGTTCGGGTGATCGTGGCCTTGGGCGGGTTCGGCTGGCAGGTAGCGCTGGGACTGCCGGCGGCGGCCGGCATGCGCAAGCCAAAATTCGGTCATGGCGCAGTCGCGGAGCTGCCATCAGGTGTGCGGTTGCTCGGCTGTTACCACCCGAGCCAGCAAAACATGTTCACAGGTAAGTTGACTCCGGCGATGCTGGACGAGATTTTCGTCGAAGCGAAGAAGCAGGCAGGGGTTAAGTGA
- a CDS encoding FAD-binding protein produces MTRTVLISGASVAGTTAAYWLQQQGFSVTVVERYPGLRPGGQAIDVRGPALTVLDRMGLLAAAEEKKTRIRGASVVDRDGNELSRDTESTLTGGPIDNPDIELLRDDLVQLLYQATQPDTEYVFDDSIVSIRSFGETVEVTFRYGEPRNFDLVIGADGLHSNVRELVFGPEERFIKRLGTHAAIFTIPNFLNLDYWQTWHYGDNSMAGVYSARDNTEARAMLGFLDPDLHIDYRETEEQFAELERRMADDGWIRPQLLSYMRSAPDFYFDEMAQILMDHWSIGRVVLVGDAAYCCSPLSGQGTSVALLGAYILAGELKKSTRNTFVDHGEAFTNYFQRFKAYTEGNQFLATDNIPGGAPISQEQFEYIINSIELPDY; encoded by the coding sequence GTGACGAGAACGGTTCTTATATCGGGTGCCAGCGTCGCGGGTACGACCGCGGCGTACTGGCTTCAGCAGCAGGGCTTTTCCGTGACGGTGGTGGAGCGTTATCCGGGGCTGCGACCAGGCGGGCAAGCGATCGACGTGCGCGGTCCTGCACTGACTGTGCTGGACCGCATGGGGCTGTTGGCCGCCGCGGAGGAAAAGAAGACCCGAATCCGCGGCGCGTCCGTCGTCGATCGTGACGGCAACGAGCTGTCCCGCGACACCGAATCGACACTGACCGGCGGGCCGATCGACAATCCCGACATCGAGTTGTTGCGTGACGACCTCGTCCAATTGCTCTATCAGGCAACCCAACCCGACACCGAGTACGTCTTCGACGACAGCATCGTCTCGATCCGCAGTTTCGGCGAGACGGTCGAGGTGACGTTCAGGTATGGGGAGCCCCGCAATTTCGACCTGGTGATCGGTGCCGACGGCTTGCACTCCAATGTTCGGGAGTTGGTGTTCGGCCCCGAGGAGAGATTCATCAAGAGGCTGGGCACGCACGCGGCGATCTTCACCATCCCCAACTTCTTGAACCTCGACTACTGGCAAACATGGCATTACGGCGACAACAGCATGGCCGGCGTCTACAGCGCCCGCGACAACACCGAGGCGCGTGCCATGTTGGGCTTCTTGGATCCCGATCTGCACATCGATTACCGCGAGACCGAAGAGCAGTTCGCGGAGCTGGAACGGCGGATGGCCGACGACGGCTGGATACGTCCGCAGCTACTGAGCTACATGCGTTCGGCACCCGACTTCTACTTCGACGAGATGGCGCAGATCCTGATGGATCACTGGTCGATCGGCCGGGTGGTGCTGGTGGGTGACGCCGCATATTGCTGCTCGCCGCTGTCGGGTCAGGGAACCAGCGTGGCCTTGCTGGGCGCCTACATACTTGCCGGCGAGCTCAAGAAGTCCACCCGCAACACCTTCGTCGACCACGGTGAGGCGTTCACCAACTACTTCCAGCGGTTCAAGGCCTACACCGAGGGCAACCAATTCCTGGCCACCGACAACATCCCCGGCGGCGCGCCGATCTCCCAGGAACAGTTCGAATACATCATCAATTCGATCGAGCTGCCGGACTACTGA